The genomic DNA TCTGCATTCTAGAACAAATTGAAATCAGGAAAAGATTTTGTTCCCTCAACTTGATAATCGAAGCTGAAAGCGAGATCCAGATTCGCCCGAACTTTTCTTAGATAGAATTTATGTTATTTTAATAGTTCGAGGAAAACATGAGAATATTTCAAATTTATGTAATTCTACTGTTATCCTTATTTTTAGCCAGAACGACATATTCGGAACAAATCGTATCCTCAAAAAAAGACGAGCCGGACTCTTACTACGGATTAGATATTAAGGCGGTTATTTCTCCTTCCTACGGAGCCAGAATTAGAGACGGCGCATCCGGTATTTCCAACTCGACTCCAAACGATAAAACTGGATTTTCCACTCCTTGGACTCTTCTTATGATTTCTAAAACGTTTGAAGAAACCGGAATCCAAACAGAACTCTGGGGAGAACTTATCAGAAACAACCAACTAACATCGGATACACGAACTGACTCTGGAACAAAACAAAATCCTTATATTCTAAACGTTCGTAGAGCCAGTGTTAAAAAAAATTGGGAAACTTCTTCCTATGGCAATTATACTATTGGTTTCGGGATCCAAGAACTGCCTCATACATACACTCAGTGGAGTAATTATTGGAGATGGAGATACATCGACAAAGGTCCCTTAGAATCTCTCGGTTTTGCACCTCAACCCGCCGACATAGGATTGAGCGCGTCCGGAAAATGGTCCATTTTCAGCGCCCAAATTATGATCAGCAACGGAGAAGGTTATAGAGAAACCCAAAACACAAATTCCTCCGGAATGGATATTTCCTCCAGATTTTCCATTGAACCCATGTTAGGTGAAAAAACCAGAGCTGGTTTTCATTTATTCTACAGAAAAGAAAACGCTTTCGGTTTTGGAGGAAACGAATGTTTCGAAGGGAAAACAAACTGTCTTCCAAACGATCTAAATCCGGCCACTTCTTTATCTAGACAAATCCAAAGTTTACAGTCCGACACTTTTGGTTCGGAATCCAATCTGATCTGGAATGGTTTTTTGACTTGGAATCTAGGTTTGGGTGGAATTCTCAAAAAACAAAACAGCGGTGAAATCCGAGATAGACTCCAACCTTTTGCACCTCCGATCGCTTTCGGAAAAGACGGCTTTGGAAAAGCGTTATACGTCTGGTTATCCATAGGAACCGAAAGATTTCATCTTCTGGGGAGAATAGAACAAGGCACAGGAAACAACGGAATTATGGGCGTTACCGATACGATACAAAAAGAATTTCTACCTGGTTTAGGAATTCCAAATACAGATACTACATTACAAATTCGGAATATTCTTCCAGAAACCAGAAACGGCGGTTATTCCAGTAAAAGTTCGTTTAGAAGGATCAGTGTGTTTTTCGAATGGATTGTAAATCCCAGATTTAGAATGGCGATCGGCTATATTGAAAATAAAAACTACGACTTAAACGGAGTATCTCAACGAGTTTATATCGATCCACTCGGCAACGAAAGAACTGAAAAGGAATACCTTTCTCAATGGAAAGAGGCTGGAATCGTTTCCTATTCGGTTTTAGATAAACAAATACTTTTAAGAACTACAATAGAATTCTAAATTAGGAGATTATTATGAATTATAGAATAAAGATATTATTTCTAATCATTTCACTTTCGGTTACGACAACCTCGATCACACTCCTGAGCCAGGAAACGGAAAACGCTAAAATAAGCTTTTTATTAGGTAAATCTTATGTTCAAAAACCTGGCAAAAGTTCCTGGGAGCCTTTAAAACCAAACGATTTTTTGGAAGAAGGAGATTCAATCTCCACTGGAAACGGTTCTAGAATTACGGTCCAATACAAAGGTTCCGAATTCAAAATTCAACAGAACAGTAAAGTAAAACTTTCAAATCTTCCTGGAAAATCCAAACAAGGCGTCTTAGAAGTAAATCAAGGTTTTGCATGGTTGAAAATCGTAAATCTCAAAGGAAAAAAATTTGAAGTCACAACACCAAATTCCACGGCGGGAGTCAGAGGCACTTCATTTTCCGCTTTCTACGATCCTAAAACAAGAGAATCCTCTTTCTGCACTTGCGAAGGTAAAGTATCTATTTCCGATTCTACAGGCAAGGAAATTCTTCTTCAAGAAAAAGGCAAAGGTACGGTCGTTTCTTCTAAAGACATAGAAATTAAAAAATTTGAATATGAAGGAATTATTAAAAAGCTAAATACCCTATCCGGCTTTGAAGAGAGACTGAAAAAAAATCCTTTTTTAAAAAACTGTCTTTCTTGTCACACTCCCGAAGGGTGGACTCCACAAGAAGAAATTCTTAAGGACGAAACCTACGGCAAACAATAAGGTGTTTCTAGTTTTTTTATTTTCTTACTATTAGAACTCATGAAAATAATATTACCATGAGCTTATTTCAAAAGTTAGAATATACAACCTAC from Leptospira kirschneri serovar Cynopteri str. 3522 CT includes the following:
- a CDS encoding FecR family protein; its protein translation is MNYRIKILFLIISLSVTTTSITLLSQETENAKISFLLGKSYVQKPGKSSWEPLKPNDFLEEGDSISTGNGSRITVQYKGSEFKIQQNSKVKLSNLPGKSKQGVLEVNQGFAWLKIVNLKGKKFEVTTPNSTAGVRGTSFSAFYDPKTRESSFCTCEGKVSISDSTGKEILLQEKGKGTVVSSKDIEIKKFEYEGIIKKLNTLSGFEERLKKNPFLKNCLSCHTPEGWTPQEEILKDETYGKQ